One genomic region from Arenicella chitinivorans encodes:
- the tilS gene encoding tRNA lysidine(34) synthetase TilS, protein MAISIEKFEQEVFDNLGLMRSNHFFVAFSGGIDSTALLYLMHQLQSHAGFELTALHVNHNLQKDAGRWADHCAATCQLLGIEYRQTELELENKSELAARNARYKWFSQQLNRNSVLLTAHHQQDRAETFLFNLMRGAGSAGLSSMRSVRPFQGAKLARPLLPFTKDDLYQVAHESGLQWVDDPSNRTNDYSRNTIRNQIIPALTEFRPDAVQNITRAAANLQQENELLRELAICDLVEVREHPKHPVDKSYALCVADMAHLSPARQANVLRFWLKSLNLHTPSRRFLKQLVDAVAVPPPSTAVLQEGGQQFRFHYGFMYVMPALEKTPPFGVVDWRNVAQPIDIYQSSVRVDATQKLLSLIHSESQAQLRLAERAHIENPKALQGHSLNLKKWMNELGIPPWRRQTLPLLTLKKSRKDFVLGPVDLQAHNDWVSIESPLH, encoded by the coding sequence ATGGCTATTTCGATCGAAAAATTCGAACAAGAAGTGTTTGACAATCTGGGGTTGATGCGTTCGAACCACTTTTTTGTGGCATTCAGTGGTGGAATTGATTCAACCGCTTTGCTGTATTTGATGCATCAATTGCAATCTCATGCCGGGTTCGAGCTTACCGCACTTCACGTTAATCACAACCTACAAAAAGACGCCGGGCGATGGGCTGACCATTGCGCCGCGACGTGTCAGTTACTCGGTATTGAATACCGACAAACCGAGTTAGAACTCGAGAATAAGAGTGAGTTAGCGGCCCGAAATGCGCGCTATAAGTGGTTTAGTCAGCAGCTAAACCGTAATTCGGTATTGCTGACTGCGCATCACCAGCAAGATCGCGCAGAAACGTTTCTGTTCAATTTAATGCGTGGTGCAGGCAGTGCTGGGTTGTCCAGTATGCGATCTGTGCGGCCGTTTCAAGGTGCCAAGCTGGCTAGACCGCTGTTGCCATTTACTAAGGACGATTTATACCAGGTCGCGCATGAAAGCGGCCTGCAATGGGTCGATGATCCGAGTAACCGCACCAACGATTATTCGCGTAATACAATTCGCAATCAAATTATTCCAGCGCTGACTGAGTTTCGTCCAGATGCGGTGCAGAACATCACGCGTGCAGCGGCGAATCTGCAGCAGGAAAACGAGCTTTTGCGAGAGCTCGCTATCTGCGATTTGGTTGAAGTGCGTGAGCACCCTAAGCACCCAGTAGATAAGTCCTATGCATTGTGTGTTGCAGACATGGCGCACTTGTCTCCCGCACGACAAGCGAATGTATTGCGTTTCTGGCTTAAGAGTTTGAATTTGCACACGCCGAGTCGTCGGTTTTTGAAACAATTGGTCGACGCTGTTGCCGTGCCGCCACCAAGCACCGCTGTGTTGCAGGAAGGTGGCCAGCAGTTTCGTTTTCACTACGGTTTTATGTATGTGATGCCTGCGTTGGAAAAGACGCCACCTTTCGGTGTTGTTGATTGGCGAAATGTAGCTCAACCTATTGATATATATCAAAGTAGTGTGCGCGTGGATGCTACCCAGAAATTATTAAGCTTGATTCATTCCGAATCACAGGCGCAACTTCGTTTGGCTGAACGTGCGCATATCGAGAACCCGAAAGCATTGCAAGGTCATAGTCTAAATCTCAAAAAATGGATGAATGAGCTTGGTATTCCCCCGTGGCGACGCCAGACTCTGCCGTTGCTAACACTCAAAAAGTCGCGTAAGGATTTTGTGCTGGGTCCAGTCGATTTGCAAGCGCACAATGATTGGGTGTCGATCGAATCACCGTTGCACTGA
- a CDS encoding CTP synthase translates to MTKYVFITGGVVSSLGKGIAAASLATLLEARGLKVTLMKLDPYINVDPGTMSPFQHGEVFVTEDGAETDLDLGHYERFIRTTLSQKNNFTTGRIYERVLRKERRGDYLGGTVQVIPHITNEMKDAIEDGAGDVDVALVEIGGTVGDIESLPFMEAIRQMRIEKGFENVMFMHLTLVPYIAVAGEIKTKPTQHSVKELRSIGIQPDILLCRVHEPLAEEAKRKIALFTNVRPEAVISGVDVENIYQIPLLYRDQNVDELVVKHLQLDCPPADLSEWEWVVDRKANPTGEVNIALVGKYIGLTESYKSLSESLIHAGIQTLTKVNINYIEAEDIERIGVEALAGNDAILVAGGFGDRGTEGKIRAAQYARENKIPYLGICLGMQVAAIDFARHVAGMTDANSSEFNPDTPYPVIALISEWTDQSGAVQQRDENSDLGGTMRLGGQTCHLVEGTKVREIYRKDSIVERHRHRYEFNNSLRPQLVDAGLIIGGVSDDDLVETIEIADHPWFVGVQFHPEFTSSPRDGHPLFTSYIEAARAAQ, encoded by the coding sequence ATGACAAAGTATGTATTTATTACGGGCGGCGTAGTTTCGTCCTTGGGCAAGGGGATTGCGGCTGCTTCCTTGGCGACGCTGTTGGAAGCGCGTGGTCTAAAGGTCACGTTGATGAAGCTGGACCCTTATATCAACGTTGACCCTGGTACCATGAGTCCATTCCAGCATGGGGAAGTTTTCGTGACCGAAGACGGTGCCGAGACCGACTTGGATCTCGGTCACTATGAGCGCTTCATCCGGACGACCTTGTCGCAGAAGAATAACTTTACCACCGGTCGAATCTATGAGCGTGTACTGCGCAAAGAGCGTCGTGGTGATTACTTGGGTGGCACCGTTCAAGTTATTCCTCACATTACCAACGAGATGAAGGATGCAATCGAAGATGGCGCTGGTGATGTCGACGTGGCGCTGGTTGAGATTGGCGGCACCGTTGGTGATATTGAGTCCCTGCCTTTCATGGAAGCAATACGTCAAATGCGTATCGAGAAGGGCTTTGAAAACGTCATGTTTATGCATTTGACCTTGGTGCCGTACATTGCGGTGGCTGGCGAAATCAAGACTAAGCCTACACAGCACTCAGTTAAAGAACTGCGCAGCATCGGTATTCAGCCAGACATTCTATTGTGTCGTGTGCATGAGCCACTGGCGGAAGAAGCCAAGCGGAAAATCGCCTTGTTCACCAACGTTCGCCCAGAAGCGGTGATTTCAGGCGTGGATGTTGAGAATATCTATCAAATCCCTTTATTGTACCGCGATCAGAATGTGGATGAGCTGGTGGTGAAACACTTGCAACTGGACTGTCCGCCAGCCGATCTCAGCGAGTGGGAATGGGTGGTTGATCGTAAAGCCAACCCAACTGGCGAGGTCAATATTGCCTTGGTTGGTAAGTACATTGGACTTACTGAGTCCTATAAGTCGCTGTCTGAGTCGCTGATTCACGCTGGGATTCAAACTTTGACGAAAGTGAACATTAACTATATCGAAGCCGAGGACATCGAGCGAATCGGGGTTGAGGCGCTGGCCGGGAATGATGCAATACTCGTGGCTGGCGGTTTTGGCGATCGTGGCACCGAAGGAAAGATCCGTGCCGCCCAATACGCGCGTGAAAATAAAATTCCTTACCTTGGCATTTGTTTGGGCATGCAGGTCGCGGCCATCGATTTTGCGCGACACGTGGCCGGTATGACCGATGCTAACAGTTCCGAGTTTAATCCAGATACGCCTTACCCAGTCATCGCTTTGATCTCCGAATGGACTGATCAGAGTGGCGCAGTGCAACAACGTGATGAAAACTCAGATCTTGGTGGCACCATGCGTTTGGGCGGTCAAACCTGTCACTTGGTTGAAGGCACAAAGGTTCGCGAGATCTACCGTAAGGACTCAATTGTCGAACGACATCGTCACCGCTATGAGTTCAATAATAGTCTGCGTCCGCAATTGGTTGATGCTGGCCTGATTATCGGCGGCGTCTCGGACGATGACCTAGTGGAAACAATTGAAATAGCTGATCATCCTTGGTTTGTCGGTGTACAATTCCACCCTGAGTTTACGTCGAGCCCACGAGACGGTCATCCGTTGTTTACTTCGTATATCGAAGCGGCTCGAGCTGCGCAATAA
- the kdsA gene encoding 3-deoxy-8-phosphooctulonate synthase, translating to MKIADFEVGLDQPFFLIAGPCVIESRQHALEVAKMVRDITGELGINTLYKSSFDKANRTSGSSFRGPGIQEGLEILQEVRETVGIPVLTDVHTPEQVELASKYVDMIQTPAFLCRQTDLIEAVGACGIPANIKKGQFLSPPEMVNVTKKAEAAGGKGKITVCERGASFGYNNLVVDMRGLAQMRETGCPVVFDATHSVQLPGGKGDRSGGQREFVPVLARAAVAAGVSGVFMETHPDPDNAKSDGPNAWPTQKLKALLTVLQQLDQSTKAGGFSDTEL from the coding sequence ATGAAGATAGCTGATTTTGAAGTCGGTCTCGACCAACCGTTTTTCCTCATCGCCGGACCCTGTGTTATTGAGTCACGTCAACACGCCTTGGAAGTCGCCAAAATGGTGCGCGATATCACTGGCGAACTAGGAATCAATACGCTTTATAAGTCCTCGTTTGATAAGGCAAATCGAACCTCTGGATCGTCATTTCGTGGCCCGGGTATTCAAGAAGGGCTGGAGATTTTACAAGAGGTGAGGGAGACCGTTGGCATTCCGGTGTTGACCGACGTACACACACCAGAACAGGTTGAACTGGCGTCTAAGTACGTAGACATGATCCAAACACCGGCCTTTTTGTGTCGGCAAACTGATTTGATCGAAGCAGTCGGTGCCTGTGGCATTCCTGCCAACATCAAAAAGGGACAGTTTTTATCCCCGCCTGAAATGGTCAACGTCACCAAGAAAGCCGAAGCCGCTGGCGGCAAAGGCAAAATTACCGTGTGTGAACGCGGTGCCTCTTTCGGTTATAACAACCTCGTGGTGGATATGCGGGGTTTGGCGCAGATGCGTGAAACCGGCTGCCCGGTTGTGTTTGACGCCACGCATTCGGTGCAATTGCCGGGTGGAAAAGGTGATCGCTCAGGTGGTCAACGTGAATTCGTTCCGGTGCTCGCTCGCGCCGCGGTTGCCGCTGGTGTGTCGGGTGTCTTTATGGAAACACATCCCGATCCAGATAATGCCAAAAGCGATGGGCCGAATGCCTGGCCTACGCAGAAACTCAAAGCATTACTCACCGTTCTCCAACAACTTGACCAGTCCACGAAAGCTGGTGGCTTTTCGGACACGGAACTGTAA
- the eno gene encoding phosphopyruvate hydratase, with protein sequence MSTIKSILAREILDSRGNPTVEADVTLADGSFGRAVAPSGASTGTLEALELRDGDKQRYLGKGVTKAVQNANTLIADALIGKDALNQRAIDQSMLDLDGTENKSKLGANAILAVSLAVSKAAAASKGVPLYTYYAELFGNDTYAMPVPQMNIINGGEHADNSIDFQEFMILPTGLPSFGEALRAGAEVFHSLKKVLSEMGLSTAVGDEGGFAPNLESNEAAVGIIMKAIENAGYVPGKDIMIGLDVASTEFYSDGKYTLSAEGKSLNSEEFAEYLEAWVRKYPIITIEDGMAEDDWDGWADLTQRVGSDIQLTGDDLFVTNTKILKQGIEKGVANSILIKFNQIGSLSETFDAIKMAHDAGYKATISHRSGETEDTTIADLAVATAAGQIKTGSLCRSDRVAKYNQLLRIEQALGDKAVYPGIKSFS encoded by the coding sequence ATGTCCACTATCAAATCAATTCTCGCACGCGAAATCCTGGATTCTCGCGGTAATCCAACTGTTGAAGCCGACGTTACCTTAGCCGATGGCTCATTCGGCCGTGCGGTTGCGCCATCCGGTGCATCCACGGGGACACTCGAAGCGCTGGAGCTCCGTGACGGCGACAAGCAACGCTATTTGGGCAAGGGTGTGACCAAGGCCGTGCAAAATGCCAACACTCTTATTGCCGACGCGCTCATTGGTAAAGACGCGCTGAATCAGCGTGCAATTGATCAATCAATGCTTGATTTAGATGGCACCGAAAATAAGTCCAAATTGGGTGCGAATGCCATCCTGGCAGTGTCGCTGGCGGTATCCAAAGCAGCGGCTGCGAGCAAAGGTGTTCCTTTATATACGTACTACGCTGAATTGTTTGGTAATGACACCTACGCGATGCCGGTACCGCAAATGAACATCATCAACGGTGGTGAACACGCCGATAACTCGATTGATTTTCAGGAGTTCATGATTCTGCCAACCGGGCTGCCAAGTTTCGGCGAAGCATTGCGCGCCGGCGCAGAGGTTTTCCATTCCCTCAAAAAGGTGTTGAGCGAGATGGGCTTAAGTACCGCGGTCGGTGATGAAGGTGGTTTTGCGCCGAACCTAGAGAGTAATGAAGCCGCGGTTGGCATCATTATGAAAGCGATCGAGAATGCCGGATACGTTCCAGGAAAAGACATCATGATAGGCCTTGATGTGGCCAGTACTGAATTCTATTCAGACGGAAAATACACCTTAAGTGCCGAAGGTAAGTCCCTCAATTCTGAAGAGTTTGCCGAGTACCTCGAAGCTTGGGTACGCAAATATCCAATCATCACGATTGAAGACGGCATGGCCGAAGACGACTGGGATGGTTGGGCAGATTTAACTCAACGTGTGGGCAGCGATATTCAGCTGACCGGCGACGATCTGTTTGTCACCAATACCAAGATCCTGAAGCAAGGCATCGAGAAAGGCGTGGCCAACTCGATCCTGATTAAGTTTAACCAAATTGGTTCGTTGAGTGAGACGTTTGACGCGATCAAAATGGCGCATGATGCGGGCTATAAAGCCACGATTTCGCACCGCTCAGGTGAAACCGAAGACACCACGATTGCGGATCTGGCGGTAGCGACGGCCGCAGGACAAATCAAAACTGGCTCGTTGTGTCGCTCGGACCGTGTCGCCAAGTACAACCAATTGCTGCGTATCGAGCAGGCATTGGGTGACAAAGCGGTATACCCTGGTATCAAGTCATTCAGCTAA
- a CDS encoding winged helix-turn-helix domain-containing protein produces the protein MICYKFDEFVFDVQSYQLTYRNKPLAVRPKALILLVFLISNRERVVSKSEIYRDVWGNPHERDHVLFQLVSELRKPPFSKTFIRTLPNQGYQWVVKTQQVKRPLFSRSVATVSLVLGLSLLGALLYKPSQSAPNTIQMPAQTALSKGVLALNSGDTDHAIEMFKFALAENPDSVEASLFLVEGLMKQDKAEESSRYLEKLLRKPNLGEYSRMSASSLMSQVMESQGRLDAALRYAQRAQSAEVVAQCSVEAVDERVQGLTMQLSKVTDTPVTAKTSVRASNAPKVDEEIPESKLDPCSALEPEPVKTSYCAPDTDAAYYVGVGVGSRTPLYS, from the coding sequence ATGATTTGTTATAAGTTTGATGAGTTCGTTTTTGATGTTCAGAGCTATCAGCTCACCTATCGAAACAAACCGCTCGCAGTTCGCCCAAAAGCATTGATTTTGTTGGTTTTCTTAATAAGCAATCGAGAGAGAGTCGTATCCAAATCAGAAATTTATCGCGACGTGTGGGGTAATCCACATGAGCGCGATCATGTACTTTTTCAGCTGGTCAGCGAATTACGTAAACCGCCTTTTTCTAAGACGTTTATTCGGACGCTTCCTAATCAAGGTTATCAATGGGTTGTCAAGACGCAGCAAGTCAAGCGTCCATTGTTCTCGCGTTCGGTTGCGACGGTTAGCCTAGTGCTTGGCTTGTCGTTGTTAGGTGCTTTGCTCTATAAGCCATCACAGTCCGCGCCAAATACAATTCAGATGCCGGCTCAAACGGCGCTCTCAAAAGGCGTGCTGGCGCTCAACAGTGGCGATACTGATCACGCTATCGAGATGTTTAAATTTGCTTTGGCCGAAAATCCAGATTCGGTTGAAGCATCACTATTCTTAGTCGAAGGCTTGATGAAGCAGGACAAGGCAGAGGAATCCTCGCGATATCTCGAAAAACTGTTGCGGAAGCCGAATCTTGGTGAATATAGCCGAATGTCGGCAAGTAGTTTGATGAGTCAGGTCATGGAAAGTCAGGGGCGACTGGATGCGGCTCTGCGTTATGCACAACGCGCTCAGAGCGCAGAGGTTGTGGCTCAATGCTCCGTCGAAGCGGTGGATGAGCGGGTCCAGGGATTGACAATGCAGCTGAGTAAGGTGACTGACACGCCCGTGACTGCAAAGACCTCGGTGAGGGCTTCCAATGCACCAAAGGTAGATGAAGAGATACCAGAGAGCAAATTGGATCCATGCAGCGCTCTAGAACCAGAGCCAGTGAAAACGTCGTACTGCGCACCCGATACAGATGCCGCTTATTATGTCGGAGTTGGCGTTGGATCGCGAACACCGTTATATTCTTAA
- a CDS encoding DsbC family protein — MRKILLLSVFLLSSQTFAQPATKQALLEKRLAATFEHGQITIDEYDSVLKRVTIAGGVSSYFVTHDGQYLFAGPIYDTVRKRDIVADSEALGRKAILSAVPENSFVSYPSDQLDAPLITVITDIDCPYCREFHTQIPELNEQGISVNYLMLPRAGLGSSSYTKTLSALCADDVPNAITLAMQNVPLAFKQCSSDRLNEHIVASKRLKVSATPGMVFPNGELRLGFLKPAEIQKLIAEGSE, encoded by the coding sequence GTGAGAAAAATACTATTATTGTCTGTTTTTTTGCTGAGTAGCCAAACTTTTGCGCAGCCTGCGACAAAACAGGCGCTGCTTGAGAAGCGTCTGGCTGCCACGTTTGAGCATGGTCAAATTACCATTGATGAGTATGATTCGGTACTAAAGCGCGTCACAATTGCTGGCGGCGTATCGTCTTACTTTGTTACGCATGACGGGCAGTACCTCTTTGCTGGTCCAATTTATGACACGGTAAGAAAGCGTGACATCGTGGCTGATAGCGAGGCGCTTGGACGTAAGGCAATTTTGAGTGCTGTCCCTGAAAATTCGTTTGTCAGTTACCCGAGTGATCAATTAGATGCGCCTCTGATTACCGTCATTACGGACATCGATTGTCCCTATTGTCGCGAGTTTCACACCCAGATTCCTGAGCTTAATGAGCAGGGAATATCAGTCAACTATTTGATGTTGCCAAGAGCGGGTTTGGGTTCATCCAGCTATACCAAAACACTCAGTGCGCTGTGTGCCGACGATGTACCAAACGCCATCACTTTGGCGATGCAGAATGTGCCGTTAGCATTCAAACAATGTTCATCCGATCGTTTAAACGAGCATATCGTTGCGTCGAAACGACTCAAGGTATCAGCAACGCCCGGCATGGTTTTCCCCAATGGCGAACTGCGTTTGGGTTTTCTAAAACCAGCTGAAATACAAAAACTTATTGCTGAAGGGAGTGAGTGA
- a CDS encoding thiol:disulfide interchange protein DsbA/DsbL: protein MAFTTKILRVLGCLMLLSYGAAAHSQVFVEGQHYSVLKSPIKAESYELTEFFSFSCPGCYAIEPSLERLVENKPGLTLRRVHAPFGGRNAKHAQKAFVLMVLLGEERNKQVIFDRIHLKRDSFDSDLEVVRYFKELGYAESDVASSLRSFSADAMIRKMNKEVINNQITSVPTLIWAGKYQINLQALAGQSALTELLGYLSSLD, encoded by the coding sequence ATGGCTTTTACGACCAAAATTCTACGTGTCCTTGGTTGTTTAATGCTCTTGAGCTACGGCGCGGCTGCTCACAGCCAAGTATTCGTTGAAGGACAGCATTACAGCGTTCTCAAATCGCCAATCAAGGCTGAATCGTATGAACTGACTGAGTTTTTTTCATTCAGCTGCCCAGGTTGCTATGCCATTGAACCGAGTTTGGAGAGACTGGTCGAGAATAAACCCGGATTGACCTTACGTCGAGTGCATGCTCCGTTTGGTGGGCGGAATGCGAAACACGCTCAAAAAGCCTTTGTGTTGATGGTATTACTCGGTGAAGAACGAAACAAACAAGTGATCTTTGATCGCATACATCTTAAAAGGGATTCCTTTGACAGCGATCTAGAAGTGGTTCGTTATTTCAAGGAACTTGGCTATGCCGAATCTGATGTGGCGAGCAGTTTACGCTCATTTTCTGCGGATGCCATGATTCGCAAGATGAACAAAGAAGTTATAAACAATCAAATCACCTCTGTCCCGACACTGATCTGGGCTGGAAAGTACCAAATTAATCTCCAAGCGTTAGCGGGTCAATCTGCCCTCACCGAGTTGCTTGGCTACTTATCGTCGTTGGATTAA